The genomic DNA GATAAAGCATATTGTAACCATTTTGCTTCGAGACCTGAACAAGTATTGATCAAAAATCACCTATCAAGGGATATCAGATAAAATCAAGGTGGACTTTTTCAGAGCTCTCTCAAAAAAGGCACGCATTAAAGTCATTTCGAGTGGATCGAGGAATATTTCTCTTTATAATGAATCTCCCCTACCCCCTCTTTTTCAAAGAAGGGTATTTTAAAGTATCTGAGAGATGCTTGACATTCATTAAAAAAAGGGGGACTTCAAAATTCTATGAATGAAAGTTTAAAAGATATCTTCGATGATTTAAAGTTTCATTTTGATTATCTTAATGATACAATAATAGGGTCAGGTCCGGTAGTGTCAAGATTTTTGTGTCAGCAGAAGAAATGGGGTAGCAGTTCGTTGTTTAAGGTTCTCATAGGTAAAGACAGAAAACAGAATTCGTTCCATACTGGTTCGGTCACTGAAAGTCCCCATGGGTCGGGTTCTTCTGCGTACCTCCACGAATCGCCGTTCAATGGCATTGGTCGTACGAAGGACTGAGGAGGCCAAGGTGGTTTTGATCTGTAGAAAACTGAGCAACTCCGGTAGATCTTTTTGGAGGCAATGAACCGCTTTAGGATAAACCCCTTTCCAGCGGGCGACAAAGTGTTGAGCTGCTTTTTGCGCTTCTCGAAGGTTACGAGCATGGCTGATGCGATGAAGAGAGCGTTTGACTTTCTGCTGATCCGCTCGTTTCACATAATTGAGAACATTACGGATTTTGTGAGTCCAACACCGCTGAACCGGCACCTCCCCATAGACCAAAGGCAAGGCGGCCAGCAATCCTTTGCCTCCATCCACGACGATGAGCTTAAGGCCCTCCCCCTTAAGCCCCCTCTCATAAAGGTGATTCAAAAACCCTTCCCAGGCCGATTGCGATTCCCCTGAAACCTGACGAAAGTCGATGATCTCCTTCTTTCCATCGGCTTTGATCCCCAGGGCGACCAGCATCGTTCGTCTCTGGGCACCGATGCCCGTTTTACGTTTCATGACAATCCCATCCAAGACAAGGACTTCATAGGAGTCCACCAGAGGCCGTTGGTGATAAGCCCCAACCGCCTGATCCAGTTGCTTTGCAATTTCGCTCACCGTGGAGGGACTGACCGGTTCGCCCAGAATCGGCAAAAGTGCCGGCCCCACCTTCCTGGTCGACAGACCCAGCAAAAAACTCAACAGAATCATCCGCTCCACAGGGAAACTCCGACGGGCAAAGCCTTTGAGAAGTCCATGGGCACTAAAGGTGCGAGTTCGGGGAATCCGAAGTTCAAGATCCCCGACTTCGGTTAACAGATGGGAAGGGAAAGAACCATTCTTACGGTCCGGAAGCCCTGAAGCTCTCATCTGGTCCAGGTAGACATCGATGGCATTGCGCATCCGACTCTCCAACACCTCCTTGATGGCCTGACGGGCGGCCAGACGACACTCCTCCTGCCAGGTATCAATCGCCATATGCTTGATCTCTTCAAACGCTTGGTGTATGTTGGTAATCGCTGCCGGTAGCATGGGGTACCTCCTTGAGGTTGTTGGGTTGAAATAACTGAAAGGGTACCCCATTTCTTTTCCCTGAAACAAGTCGTGAGGGATCATCGGCGGAAACATTTCAGTGACTGCAGGGCCAAACGCCTTTAAAGTCTTAAAACCAACCTCACCATTTGCCCTACAACCCACTTTCTCCCCCTTATCCATACCTCGATATCCCCCCTGACACACAGATTGTACACCACCCCCTTGAATGAGCCCATTGATTGTCAAGCCCGAATCTGGTATCTTAAAGACTAGGCGTAGGTCTATCGTGATCTCGCTCAACGGATTCCTCCTTTCTTAGGGCATTGCTCACCCTTTATTCAGGCGGAATCCGTTTCTTGTTTCAAGAGAAAAAATCATTCACCCATGACTTCACGTAACTTTTGAACAATGCCAAAAGTTCATTGGTTTCCAAGGATCAGTGTCTTTTGACCTGGGGAAGCTTTGTGGAGCTCAATTCGGTAAGGGGAGAGATGAATCGGCGGGGATTTACGGGAGCATAGGATTTTTAGGTACGATCAAGCAGAGGTATGAGACGGGGGAGATGATTCGGCCCAAAGGTAGGCCCAAGAAAACCCAAAAATGAAATCCCCCCTTTTTGGGAGAATTCGCGACCTTCGTGGCAAGCCATCGGGGCCTGAATCATGTTATAATTCATCCAGAATTGAAGACGGCCTATTATGAATCTCAAAGAGCATCTTTTTGACCTTCTCATCCACGACCTCCGGGGTCCCCTTTCGATCGCATCCACCTGCGCTCACAACTTGCTCCACAAGTCGGAACGCTACGGCCCCCTCACGAATCAGCAGAAGAGGACCTTAGGGGTGGTCTTGAGGAACATCCGGAAGTCCCAGGCCCTCGTCCAACAGATGGTCCAACTCCTGCTATCCGAAGAGAAGCTCTTTCACCACAGGCCCTTTTTCATTCACGAGGCCCTGAAGGATTCGCTGGCCGAGGCCCTGGAGACTTTGCTCCCTGAAGAGGCCTTCTCGGAGATCCAGGAGGACCAAGAGTTCTTCCGGATGTTGCAGGAGCACGGGATCCAAATCGCCTTGACCGGAAAGTATTGCACGGCTCCCTTCTGCCACGACCCGGACAAGGTCCGTCAGATTCTGATCAACCTGATCAGCAACGCCCTCAAATATAGGCGGAGCCGGATGAATGTGTCGATCAGTGGAGAGGACGACCTGATCGTCTCCGTCGAAGATGACGGTCCGGGGATCCCATGCGGAAAAGAGGAGGCGATCTTCGAGCGTTTCTCCAAGATAGGAGGGGGGGAAAAGCCCGAAATCCCCGGCCTCGGTCTTGGGCTGATTGGCGTCAAGGTCCTGGTGGAGGCCATGGGAGGAGAGATCCGCTTCGTCAGCCTCAAAGATAAGGGCACATGTTTCACTGTCCGAATTCCCTGTATTGCGTTGGGACGAGGGGGAGAAGAGGGAAGGAAAGATTAGGGCGGGCTTCCTCCCCCGCTTACTCCAGCAGAAACCCTCGAGGTTTTTGAGGTCGGGGCTTTTTCTCTCCCTTCTCACCCTCCTCGATTTTGAACCCCGATTCCTCGAGGATAAATCTGTCGTCTCCAGGATCGGCTTTGAACTCCAACTTCAGCTTCCTTGCCTCCTGAACGTAAGATCCCTCCTTGAGGCGGATCTCGCCGTCGGGCACGACCACGATGGCCGACTCCCCGAAGACCGGACATCGCTGTTCGCAGAACCCGCAGCCGTTGCATTTCGAGGCGATCACAAAGGGCCGACGATATCCCTCCACCGGCCGGAAGACGATCGCATTGTAGGGGCAGATCTCATCACAGATGAGGCAGATCTTGTTTTGAGCCCAGACCAGACATTTCTCCTTGAGGAGGATGGCCGTCCCAACCTTGGCATGGTTCTTCTCCTCGAGGGAGAGGGAGCGGATCGCCTGGGTGGGGCAGACCTTTCCGCAGACGTTGCAATTCTGATCGCAGGGGGCAAGCCGAAGGTCCATCCTGGGCGTCCAGAGGCCCGAGAGCCCTGATTCCCAGAAGCAGGGCTGAAGTGTGTTGGTCAGACAGGATTTCATGCACTCCCCGCAGCGGATACAGGTGCGGAGAAATTGGGGCTCGGGGAGCGACCCTGGAGGCCTAATGATCTGGAGCTTTCCCTGCCTTCGGGAAAAGGGCGTCTGCAGGACCAGAAACCCGGCGGTCAGGCCACCGGCGATGGAATAGACGAACCCCCTCCGGGTTAGATCGATCTTCGAATATTCCCCTCCGACGGAAAGGGAGAGAGGGAAGGTGACGGCATCCTGGGGACAGACCTCTTTGCAGGTCTTGCATTGGATGCACTCGGGAAGGAGCGTCTTTTGGGGATCCCCCGGGATGGCTCCCATGGGGCAGGCCTTCTGGCATTTAAGGCATTCGTTGCAGGCCTCGGACACCTTTCGCTTGAAGAGGCCGATGGGAGAGATCAGGCTTAGGAGGGCGCCGAGGGGGCAGAGGTAGCGGCACCAGAACCTTGGGGCCAGAAGGCCGAGGCCGACGATCCCTCCGAAGATGAGGAGGGTGAGGCCGGACATATAGAAAACCGGCTGAAAGTAGTAGAGGTGGGAGAGGGAGATCCACCCGAGGGTTTTGAAGAGGGGCCGCAAAAGATCGAGGAGGAGATTGATCAGGTTGACCGCAAGAGGGTAGAGAAAGAAGGTGTAGAAGCGGGTCAGGAGGGCAATGGGGTCCATCAGGAAGACGAGGGATAGGCCGGCAATGGCCGCCGTGACGAAGAAGATGAGGAGGACGTATTTGATCCTCCGGAGGGTCCTTTCCGTTTTAAGACCTCCTCTCTTCTTGCTTCGAAAGAGAAGGCGGTCAAGAAAGTCGATGGAAGCGCCGGTGGGGCAGACATAGGCGCAGAAGAACCTTCCGAAGAGGAGGGTGGCCCCTATGGTGATCAGGCCCCATAGGCTTCGGCCGATGATCTCTCTTGCGGCCAGGATGGCGTTAAGGCCCAGAAGAGGGGAGAGGCGGAGATAGAGATCGGCCGGAAACCAGTCCGGGAGCTTATAGGTGGCCAGAAAGATGAGGAGCGAAAAGAGAAGAAGAGAGAGGGCTTGAAGGATCGTTCTCATGCCGTCCCTTTATAGATCCTGAGCTGGTCGGGATCGATCCTTCCAAGGCCTCTCTGATGGGCGGCAAGGAGGTGCTCCACCTGCCTTCCCTTGAAATGCTGGCCATACCATGGAGCGACGGTGACGCCATAGGAGTCCACGGCGACAGGGTCAGTTCCGGCGACGATGAGGTTCAATCTTTTGACCTCCCCCGGGCCACCCGGGCCGCCCGTAAGGAGGGCCCTCGACGCATCGAGGATCGTCAGCTGGGGTCTTAGGACCGAGGCGAGGTCGGCCAGCGCCTGGTTGATGTTGAGCCTCGAATGGAAGCTTTCGCGATCCCAGATGAGGCCCATCAACCCTTTGATCCCGAGGCTTACGCCTGTGGCGGAGTGGGATTTGGCCACCGGCAGGTTGATGAGGAGGTCGCTTTCGAGGACCTCCTGGATGACCTCCACCCGTTCGAGGGCCTTTCCCTGAGGGACCCTGACCTCCCTGAAGAACTTCCTCTCCTGGAAGGCGAGGACATGGGTCCTTGGCAGATTCTTGCAGGCCTCGCGAATGCCGGTTCGGTCGAGGCAGAGCTCCGGGCGGTGTAGGGTGTGATCGAGGACGACCACCTTGTCTGCCCCTGCCTGGATACAGGCCTCGGCCACGGTCGCTACGACCAGGGGATGGGTCGTGGCTCCGAAGTCCGGCGTTCGTGCAAAGGACATGTTGGGCTTGAGCACGACCTTTGCCCCTTTCTTAACGAAGCGCGAGATCCCTCCCAGCGCCTCGATGGCCTTTCGGGTAGCGGCGACAGGCTCCCCTGAGATGACGGCCAGGTCGAATTCTTCCTTTGCCTGTAAAGCGGAAGGCCTCCATCGACACCAAACCAACCCGATCGCCGCTGTTTTGAGAAAGCCGCGACGGGATGTCCTCTTATGCTGAAACTCCATATCCTTCTCCTTCCTCCCCCCTCGTCCAAACCGATTTTAAACGAAAGCGTCACGCAACCTTACGACCTCTCGGATCTTCTTTGAAACATTGAAATTCGAGGCGCATCTCACCTGGCAGACGGAGCAATCCTCGCACACCTTATCGGGAAGGTCGAGCGAGGCGACCACCTCCCGCGCACGTTCGACATTTCGGTAATCGTAGGTGTACATATAGGCCCGCATCAGATCAGGGATGGGAAGGTGCTCCGGACAGGTTCCCGAGCATCTCCTGCAACCTTGGCAGTAGTGGCTCGGCAGCGCGGCCTCCTTCTGGAGCGCCCTTTTCTCCTCCTCGGTGAGCCGCAGGTCCTCCATCACGGCCAGGTCGACCTCCAGCTCCTCGAAGGTGGTAAATCCCGGGATGACCGTATGGACGTTCGGGTCCTGAAGGACCCACTTGAGCGAGGCAGCCGGATTCTTCGCCGAGGGAAGCAACCTGAAACCGCCACGGATGGCCTTCATGGTGACGATGCCGAGGCCTGCCTCGGCCGCCTTGGCGATGGCCAGTCGTACCTCTTTATAGTGCCTCTGGTGATAATTATAGGCGGTCTGGATGACCTCGTAGCATTTAGACTCAACCGCGGCCTGCATCACCTCGGGTTCGTTGCTATGGGTCGAGATCCCTGCAAAGCGGATCTTTCCGTCCTTTTTTGCCTTTTCAAGACCGTTCAGAACGGGCTCATAGATGACCGACTCTCTCCTCGAAACGTTATGGTGGTAGAGGATCTCGACATGGTCCACGCCCAAACGCTTGAGGCTCAGATCGAGCTTTCGAAGGAATTCTTTCGTCGTCGCCCCCTCGGTATAGAGACCGGTGGACCGGTCCTGGGGAAGGGATACCTTGGTGGCGATCACAAAGGAATCCCTCGGCCGATCCTTGATGACCTGTCCGATAGTCTCCTCGTTTCGACCTCCCATATAACCGTGGGCCGTATCGAGCATCACCATCCCGGAGTCGAGGGCAGCCCGGATCAACTGGGGATTGTCGGAATTCATCACTCCCATATTGATGACCGGAAGCTTCAGCCCGGTCTTTCCTAAGGTCCGATAGACAATCTTCCTCTCCTTCCCTTTCGACTCGACCAGCTTCACCTCCTGTTTCAATTCGAAAGGAGGAAGAAAGAGGAGGCCTCCAAACCCGGCAAGCGTGGACCTCATGAACTCTCTTCTACCCATCTGCCTTTTTAACATTGAGCCTCTCCTTTCTCTCCCGTTGAGATTCGGATCTCATTTACAACAGGAGGGGGAAACCTTTTTCAGTCCCTCTTCAAGCGCCCGGAGGTGTTTCGACCGAAGAGAAGGCTCCTTCAGGTTCAATCCTCCCCAGAGGTACCTTCCTTTCCAGAGAAATTCGATCTCTCCATGGTGAGGGTCCTTCACTGTAAAACGGCCCTGAGGCGGGTCGTTTTTGGGATGAGGGATCACCTGAAGGTACGCTTTCGTCATCTCGTTGCATCCCCTTTCGTCCTGGCAATCCATGACGAAGAGTCGGAAGGGTTGGCCCTGAGATCGATATTCTGCGGAGAAGGCTTTTTGGAAGAAGGGGTATCCGAGAAAGTTCTTGGGAAAGAACTTCTCCGAATATCTCTCTTTCCCCTCGCCGGGGAATACGGACAGGATGGGAGGAAAGGACCCCTTGGGACCTAAAAGGCTGGCCATCTTTTTCGCAAAGGTGATCAGAACCTCCCGATCCTCCCCTCCCGTGTTGATCGAGCTGAGCTTCACATAGTAAGGGCCCTGGAGAAAATTGAGGAACCCTCTCTCGTAATAGGCCTCCAGTCCGATCTGAAGGTATTCTGCCTTTGGAAGTCGCTCCTGGCTGTAGATCCCGAAGGCGTAAAGGGGCGACTTGTGGCGATAGAGATCGATGACGACCCGGGCCTTCCGGTCGTTTTCGTATTCCGCCACCTTCAATTCTTCGAATTCATACGTCAGGTAGAGGTCCGCGGCCCCGTCGATATATTCGTAAAGCCTCGCGGGCTCGAAGATCTGGACCTGACCCGACCTCTTCCATCCCGCCATTTCAGGAAAGAGGATCTCCTTCGCCTCCGCCCATGCCCCTCCCAAGAGGGTCGCCATCCCCAGCAGGATCAAGGCTGCCTTCATCCCTTCCCTCCTTTCCGGCCATTGACACTCTACGTTTTTATATAACATATACCATGAGACCCGTGACACAAATTTTTCTTGCCCCGGTCTGGAGAGGGAGATGAAAGCCTTTCGATATTCGAACATCGAGCGAGAGATGGAAGTCTATGGTTACGATTCCTACGTGAAGAGCCACTGCCGGATGTGCCACGGCGGTTGCGGGGTCATCGTCTATTTAAAGGGTGGAAAGGTGGCCAAGATCGCCGGCGACCCCGACTGTCCCATCGGCCACGGGACCCTCTGCGCCAAGGGCCTGGCCTCGGCCCAACTGGCCTACCATCCTGACAGGCTCACCTTTCCCGTCAAACGGGTCGGCCCCAAAGGCAGTGGTCAATGGGAGAGGATTTCATGGGACGAGGCGCTCGATACGATCGCCGAGAGGATTTTAGAGTACAAAGAGAAGTTCGGCCCGGAATCGATCGTCTTCGGTTACGGGACGGGCAGGGAGAACGAGGCCGTGATCTATCGGATCGCCAATCTCCTCGGCACGCCGAATGTTTTGACCGCAGGCCATTTCTGCTACGGTCCCAGAATCTGCACCAGCATCATCACCTGCGGAACCAACCCCATCGTGGATTATGAGAACTTTCCGAAGTGCATCCTGATGTGGGGCAACAACGTGACGATCAGCAATCCCGACGAATACAAGGGCGAACCCTTCTCCGTCGCCCTCGATCACGGGGCCAGGCTCATCGTGGTCGACCCGAGGTTGACCCGACCGGCGGCAAGGGCCGACCTCTGGCTCCAGCTCAGACCCGGCACCGATGGCGCCCTCGCCTTCGGCATGCTCTACGTCATCATCGAGGAGGGGCTCTACGACAGAGAGTTCGTCGAGAAGTATACCCATGGCTGGGAGCCCTTCGTCCGGCGGGTGAAGGAGTATCCCCTGGAGAGGGTGGAGGAGATCACCTGGGTTCCGAAGGAGAAGATCCGGCGGGCGGCCCGGCTCTTCGCCACGACCAAGCCCGCAGCGATCCAATGGGGGGTCGCCATCGAGCAGCAGATCAACTGTGCGGACAACGATCGGCTGCTCTTGGCCTTGATGGGGATCACCGGAAACATCGACGTCCCAGGGGGGCAGGTCCTTCGCCGTCCTCCCGATGTGGTCAACGTCGGACAGTTCGGTGCCCACGGAATGCTTCCGAGGGAACAGTTCGCCAAGAGATTGGGCGGAGACCGCTTCCGGCTCGCCTCGAGATTTGCCATCCTCCATCCGAAATGCGTCTGGGATGCGATCCTCGAAGGGAGGCCCTACCCGGTCAAGATGCTCTTCCTCATCAGCACAAACCCCGTTTCAACCCGGGCCAATGCGAGGGAGGTCTACCGTGCCCTCGAGAAGGTCGAGTTCATGGCCGTCTCGGACTTCTTCCTCACCCCTACGGCAGAGCTTGCGGACATCGTCCTTCCTTCTGCTACATGGCTCGAGATGGACTATATCGGTGACTACTGGAAACGGCATGGTTATATCCTCC from Thermodesulfobacteriota bacterium includes the following:
- a CDS encoding HAMP domain-containing histidine kinase produces the protein MNLKEHLFDLLIHDLRGPLSIASTCAHNLLHKSERYGPLTNQQKRTLGVVLRNIRKSQALVQQMVQLLLSEEKLFHHRPFFIHEALKDSLAEALETLLPEEAFSEIQEDQEFFRMLQEHGIQIALTGKYCTAPFCHDPDKVRQILINLISNALKYRRSRMNVSISGEDDLIVSVEDDGPGIPCGKEEAIFERFSKIGGGEKPEIPGLGLGLIGVKVLVEAMGGEIRFVSLKDKGTCFTVRIPCIALGRGGEEGRKD
- a CDS encoding IS256 family transposase, whose translation is MSEITIDLRLVFKIPDSGLTINGLIQGGGVQSVCQGGYRGMDKGEKVGCRANGEVGFKTLKAFGPAVTEMFPPMIPHDLFQGKEMGYPFSYFNPTTSRRYPMLPAAITNIHQAFEEIKHMAIDTWQEECRLAARQAIKEVLESRMRNAIDVYLDQMRASGLPDRKNGSFPSHLLTEVGDLELRIPRTRTFSAHGLLKGFARRSFPVERMILLSFLLGLSTRKVGPALLPILGEPVSPSTVSEIAKQLDQAVGAYHQRPLVDSYEVLVLDGIVMKRKTGIGAQRRTMLVALGIKADGKKEIIDFRQVSGESQSAWEGFLNHLYERGLKGEGLKLIVVDGGKGLLAALPLVYGEVPVQRCWTHKIRNVLNYVKRADQQKVKRSLHRISHARNLREAQKAAQHFVARWKGVYPKAVHCLQKDLPELLSFLQIKTTLASSVLRTTNAIERRFVEVRRRTRPMGTFSDRTSMERILFSVFTYENLKQRTATPFLLLTQKS
- a CDS encoding 4Fe-4S dicluster domain-containing protein, with amino-acid sequence MRTILQALSLLLFSLLIFLATYKLPDWFPADLYLRLSPLLGLNAILAAREIIGRSLWGLITIGATLLFGRFFCAYVCPTGASIDFLDRLLFRSKKRGGLKTERTLRRIKYVLLIFFVTAAIAGLSLVFLMDPIALLTRFYTFFLYPLAVNLINLLLDLLRPLFKTLGWISLSHLYYFQPVFYMSGLTLLIFGGIVGLGLLAPRFWCRYLCPLGALLSLISPIGLFKRKVSEACNECLKCQKACPMGAIPGDPQKTLLPECIQCKTCKEVCPQDAVTFPLSLSVGGEYSKIDLTRRGFVYSIAGGLTAGFLVLQTPFSRRQGKLQIIRPPGSLPEPQFLRTCIRCGECMKSCLTNTLQPCFWESGLSGLWTPRMDLRLAPCDQNCNVCGKVCPTQAIRSLSLEEKNHAKVGTAILLKEKCLVWAQNKICLICDEICPYNAIVFRPVEGYRRPFVIASKCNGCGFCEQRCPVFGESAIVVVPDGEIRLKEGSYVQEARKLKLEFKADPGDDRFILEESGFKIEEGEKGEKKPRPQKPRGFLLE
- a CDS encoding molybdopterin-dependent oxidoreductase, translating into MKAFRYSNIEREMEVYGYDSYVKSHCRMCHGGCGVIVYLKGGKVAKIAGDPDCPIGHGTLCAKGLASAQLAYHPDRLTFPVKRVGPKGSGQWERISWDEALDTIAERILEYKEKFGPESIVFGYGTGRENEAVIYRIANLLGTPNVLTAGHFCYGPRICTSIITCGTNPIVDYENFPKCILMWGNNVTISNPDEYKGEPFSVALDHGARLIVVDPRLTRPAARADLWLQLRPGTDGALAFGMLYVIIEEGLYDREFVEKYTHGWEPFVRRVKEYPLERVEEITWVPKEKIRRAARLFATTKPAAIQWGVAIEQQINCADNDRLLLALMGITGNIDVPGGQVLRRPPDVVNVGQFGAHGMLPREQFAKRLGGDRFRLASRFAILHPKCVWDAILEGRPYPVKMLFLISTNPVSTRANAREVYRALEKVEFMAVSDFFLTPTAELADIVLPSATWLEMDYIGDYWKRHGYILPRRKVIQVGECRSDHEMLNDLAHRIGQGEYWWETFEQALDYILHPLNLTWQEFKKMDYIRGEVKYYKYKERGFSTPTRKFELYSTVLEKMGYDPLPQYREPPESPLSAPELYRQYPYILITGARMPGFFHTENRQIRRLRDLHRDPVLEIHPETAAKEGIREGEWVVIESPRGKARHRAQFNLGLDPRVVAAQHAWWFPERRDPGHGWEESNINLLTDNSLETSDPAMGATNVRTLLCRIYPERKEGARGESL
- a CDS encoding DUF362 domain-containing protein, which translates into the protein MEFQHKRTSRRGFLKTAAIGLVWCRWRPSALQAKEEFDLAVISGEPVAATRKAIEALGGISRFVKKGAKVVLKPNMSFARTPDFGATTHPLVVATVAEACIQAGADKVVVLDHTLHRPELCLDRTGIREACKNLPRTHVLAFQERKFFREVRVPQGKALERVEVIQEVLESDLLINLPVAKSHSATGVSLGIKGLMGLIWDRESFHSRLNINQALADLASVLRPQLTILDASRALLTGGPGGPGEVKRLNLIVAGTDPVAVDSYGVTVAPWYGQHFKGRQVEHLLAAHQRGLGRIDPDQLRIYKGTA
- a CDS encoding aldo/keto reductase, whose product is MRSTLAGFGGLLFLPPFELKQEVKLVESKGKERKIVYRTLGKTGLKLPVINMGVMNSDNPQLIRAALDSGMVMLDTAHGYMGGRNEETIGQVIKDRPRDSFVIATKVSLPQDRSTGLYTEGATTKEFLRKLDLSLKRLGVDHVEILYHHNVSRRESVIYEPVLNGLEKAKKDGKIRFAGISTHSNEPEVMQAAVESKCYEVIQTAYNYHQRHYKEVRLAIAKAAEAGLGIVTMKAIRGGFRLLPSAKNPAASLKWVLQDPNVHTVIPGFTTFEELEVDLAVMEDLRLTEEEKRALQKEAALPSHYCQGCRRCSGTCPEHLPIPDLMRAYMYTYDYRNVERAREVVASLDLPDKVCEDCSVCQVRCASNFNVSKKIREVVRLRDAFV